The window TCGCCTTTACCTTCAAGGTCTTTCAATGCTTTCTCAGCTTGATATACTAGGGAGTCCGCATTATTTTTAATATCTAATTCTTCTTTTCTAGCTTTATCTTCCGCTGCATGAGCTTCAGCTTCTTTAACCATGCGATCAATTTCTTCTTCTTTCAAGCCGCTAGAAGAAGTAATAGTAATCTTTTGTTCCTTTTGAGTACCTAAATCTTTAGCTTTTACATGTACGATACCATTAGCATCGATGTCAAATGTTACTTCGATTTGAGGAACCCCACGAGGAGCAGCTGGGATACCATCCAAGTTGAAACGACCCAATGTTTTATTATCTGCTGCGAACTCACGTTCACCTTGCAATACATGAATATCTACAGATGGTTGATTATCTGCTGCAGTGGAGAATACTTGAGATTTAGATGTAGGAATTGTAGTATTACGATCAATAATACGTGTGAATACACCGCCCATTGTTTCGATACCAAGAGACAATGGAGTTACGTCAAGTAACAATACGTCTTTTACTTCACCTACTAATACGCCACCTTGAATAGCAGCACCGATAGCTACACATTCATCAGGGTTAACGTTTTTTGTTGGTTCCTTACCCAATACTTTTTTAATAGCTTCTTGTACAGCTGGGATACGACTAGAACCACCAACTAACAATACTTTATCGATATCGGATGCAGATAAACCAGCATCACTCATAGCTTTACGAGTAGGTTCTATAGTAGCTTGTACCAAATCAGCAGTTAATTCTTCAAATTTAGCACGAGTCAATGTTACATCCAAATGTTTAGGACCAGTAGCATCAGCTGTGATAAATGGCAAGTTGATATTTGTGCTAGCTACGCCAGACAATTCAATTTTTGCTTTTTCAGCAGCTTCTTTTAAACGTTGATCAGCTAATTTATCATTGGATAAATCGATACCAGTTTCTTTTTTGAACTCTTCAATAAGGTAGTTCATAATGCGTTGGTCGAAGTCATCCCCACCAAGGTGGTTATTACCAGATGTTGCTAATACTTCAAATACACCGTCACCAAGTTCAAGGATAGATACGTCGAATG of the Veillonella parvula genome contains:
- the dnaK gene encoding molecular chaperone DnaK — translated: MAKVIGIDLGTTNSCVAVMEGGEPTVITNQEGARTTPSVVGFAKNGERLVGQLAKRQAVSNPENTIISIKRHMGTDYKVTVEGKSYTPQEISAMILQKIKADAEAYLGEPVKQAVITVPAYFTDAQRQATKDAGAIAGLEVLRIINEPTAAALAYGVDKDEDGKVLVFDLGGGTFDVSILELGDGVFEVLATSGNNHLGGDDFDQRIMNYLIEEFKKETGIDLSNDKLADQRLKEAAEKAKIELSGVASTNINLPFITADATGPKHLDVTLTRAKFEELTADLVQATIEPTRKAMSDAGLSASDIDKVLLVGGSSRIPAVQEAIKKVLGKEPTKNVNPDECVAIGAAIQGGVLVGEVKDVLLLDVTPLSLGIETMGGVFTRIIDRNTTIPTSKSQVFSTAADNQPSVDIHVLQGEREFAADNKTLGRFNLDGIPAAPRGVPQIEVTFDIDANGIVHVKAKDLGTQKEQKITITSSSGLKEEEIDRMVKEAEAHAAEDKARKEELDIKNNADSLVYQAEKALKDLEGKGDASLMKEVEEAKDKLKKSIEAGNIEDIKKDSEALEQPLHKLAEQMYAAAQQAQQAAGGAEQGQQQTKADDNVVDADYTVVDDDKK